ACGATCCCATGATTGCCAAGCTCATCGTCACCGGCGCCACCCGCGCGGAGGCCATCGAGCGCTCGATCAAGGCGCTGGAGCAGTACCGCATCGAGGGCATCAAGACGAACATCCCGCTGCACCTGCGCATCCTGAAGGCTCCGGCCTTCAGCGCCGGAGAGCTGGATACGCGCTTCCTGGAGAACCACGCGAAGCCTTAGGCTGCGCGCGGCAGCGGACCTTCCAACTTCGGCGCTTCGGGCGCGCGAGGAGGCAACACGGTATGGCGGACGTGGCGGCGCACATCACGGGCACGGTGTGGAAGATCGAGGTGAAGGTGGGGCAGACGGTCTCCGCCGGAGAGACCCTGGTCATCCTCGAGTCCATGAAGATGGAGATGCCGGTGGAGGCCCCCGAGGGCGGCACGGTGAAGGAGATCCGCTGCAAGGAGTCCCAGCCGGTGAACGAGGGTGACGTCCTCGTGGTGCTCGGCTAGGCGCGAGCTTCCGCCATGCAGCCCACGGTGGAGGTGGAGGACCGCGAGGGCGGCGTCCGCGTGCTGACGCTCGCCAACCCGGCGCGGAAGAACGCGCTGGATGACCGGCTCCTGGGGCTGCTGGACGCGGCGCTCTCCCCGCCGCCGGACGTGCCCGTGCGCGCCTTCCTGGTGCGCGGGGCGGGCGGCACCTTCTGCTCCGGCTACGACTTGACGAACCTGGGGCCGCCCACGCCGGAGGGGCGGCTGCCGGACGATGCGCTGATGGCGCTGCTGTCCCGGCTGGAGCGCCACCCGGTGCCCAGCGTGGCGCTGGTGCAGGGGGCCGCGTTCGGCGCGGGGTTCGACCTGGCGTGCGCCTGTGACTTCCGCGTGGGGACGCCCGAGACGGTGTTCTGCATGCCGGCGGCGCGGCTGGGGCTCGTCTACTCCGTGGACGGGATGGCGCGGGCCTCGCGGCTGGTGGGGCCGGCCCGGGCTCGGGCGCTCTTCCTCACCGCGCGCAAGCTGGACGGAGCGACGGCGCTCGGCTGGGGCCTGCTGGACGAGTGCGCGAAGGCGGCCGAGGCGGAGGCGCGCGCCCTGGCGCTGTGCCAGACGCTGGCCTCGCACGCGCCGCTGGCGGTGGCGGGGATGAAGGAGGTGTTCGGGCTGGTGGGCCGGCCGGCGCTCTCGGACGAGGAGCGGGCGCACGCGCGGGCACTGCGGGCCCAGGCCTTCGGCAGCGAGGACGCCAAGGAGGGCAGGGCGGCGTTCCTCGAGAAACGCCCGCCCCGCTTCCGGGGCCGCTAGCCCGGCGGCTCAGGTGTCGCCGAACAGCTCGCCCATGCGCAGCTGCAGCGCGGAGGCGATCTTGTAGAGCGACGAGATGGACGCCGAGGACTCGGCGCGCTCGATCTGCGACAGCAGCGACACGGACAGGCCGGTGCGCCGCGCCAGCTGCTTGAGCGTGAGCTCCTGCGTCTTGCGCGCGTCGCGGATGACGCGGCCGATGGCGCGGTGCAGGTCCGCCTCCGGGTCCTGCGACAGGCCCTTCTTCTGCAGGGCGTTGCGGACCGCGGTGATGAACTGCTCCGGCTCCATCGGCTTCTTCACGTAGTCGGAGGCCTGCGCCTTGAGCGAGGCGACCGCCGTGTCCACCGTGGGGTATGCCGTGGCGACGATGACCGCCACGTCCGTGTCGTACTTCCGGATCTGGTCCAGCACCTCGGTGCCGGACATCTGCGGCATCATCATGTCGAGGATGACGAGGTGGAAGTCGGACCCCCGGAGGATCTCCACCGTCTGGGTGGGGTCCGTGGTGGTGACGACCTCATAGCCCTCGCGGGTCAGCACCAGCTTCAGGTAGTCGCAGTTGTCCTGCTCGTCATCGACCACCAGGATGCGAATCTGCACAGCCTCTCCTCGCCTGCGGTTGGGA
This genomic stretch from Hyalangium gracile harbors:
- a CDS encoding biotin/lipoyl-binding carrier protein, with the protein product MADVAAHITGTVWKIEVKVGQTVSAGETLVILESMKMEMPVEAPEGGTVKEIRCKESQPVNEGDVLVVLG
- a CDS encoding enoyl-CoA hydratase/isomerase family protein — translated: MQPTVEVEDREGGVRVLTLANPARKNALDDRLLGLLDAALSPPPDVPVRAFLVRGAGGTFCSGYDLTNLGPPTPEGRLPDDALMALLSRLERHPVPSVALVQGAAFGAGFDLACACDFRVGTPETVFCMPAARLGLVYSVDGMARASRLVGPARARALFLTARKLDGATALGWGLLDECAKAAEAEARALALCQTLASHAPLAVAGMKEVFGLVGRPALSDEERAHARALRAQAFGSEDAKEGRAAFLEKRPPRFRGR
- a CDS encoding response regulator; translation: MQIRILVVDDEQDNCDYLKLVLTREGYEVVTTTDPTQTVEILRGSDFHLVILDMMMPQMSGTEVLDQIRKYDTDVAVIVATAYPTVDTAVASLKAQASDYVKKPMEPEQFITAVRNALQKKGLSQDPEADLHRAIGRVIRDARKTQELTLKQLARRTGLSVSLLSQIERAESSASISSLYKIASALQLRMGELFGDT